One region of Termitidicoccus mucosus genomic DNA includes:
- a CDS encoding TonB-dependent siderophore receptor, giving the protein MNTLIQNSVSRRMAVACMCFCLTHLGVNGQAQGAPSPGGGTGEDSEIVTLEEFTVTTSAMSEYVAAETISGTRVAIKLRDLPFSVNVVTSEFLDDFTAFEFIEQTSYTSGVVGYESLHSGYSVRGIDANVQLRNGFRRIGLIDKVNVDRMEVIKGAAASIYGTVMPGGTVNIITKKPKAKPEQSLSFATGSDNLFRAQASSTGPLDKAKRFLYRVDMAVHKTDYDIPYKRMEQWTVAPQFLWKLGRHTSLSLEYEYLKRYDDATAYIPYAISLQPDLWRRQPGDGLFPDQDTPNTALIYGDTNAIHNPALFNFNAAGPNSKQSRYTHTVSATFEHRFTRNISLRSSFNWYERGRTRSEFSGRNVYDPTSDSIAAGTAVYWPNGQGSAAWQTDLLANWKTGALNHVTLFTLDFQRLTEWQKRYDGNTQNVRIVNTVTGAAATRAIPLIYPGAREAIAALPTAVVGNATLPYLELNGVGSHWMLGEADTVLNYNTTLGIPRSNAYNKFYRYEDYPELYHAQSYDEDNSLDIYGAFLSHRITLWENRATLFGGVRYDYLDNHARDFLGGTDRARANDAVSYQFGANFRIVNSLTAYVNMASSFTPDFTAGSRPKYDEDTGTMRLETFDIPNEHGVSKEIGFKAGLFGEKLVFTLAYFDIKRENIKREARYFDEASNAEVLYDVINGSETSKGVEFDYNWAIIPNQLQIFGQYGYIKSEIHNAGSTPGFNGGPTLRTPEHRAATGVKYNFRSGPLKGLYITAGFRYEGRSRGVSGSARRIRGTQVTDTLPFVNNPYPNGDLPFPNEPAGKVLYAADAANDLVIYLPDGRETIYNPTYRLFEAGVGYSWKTGRTRHKIQLNVRNLFDEIYTYGANAPGAERNFVFTYEIKY; this is encoded by the coding sequence ATGAATACACTGATACAAAACTCCGTCTCCCGCCGCATGGCAGTTGCCTGCATGTGCTTTTGCCTGACTCACCTTGGCGTCAACGGACAAGCCCAGGGAGCCCCTTCTCCCGGCGGCGGAACCGGGGAGGACTCGGAGATCGTGACGCTGGAGGAGTTCACCGTCACTACCAGCGCCATGAGCGAGTATGTCGCGGCGGAGACCATCAGCGGCACCCGCGTCGCCATCAAGCTCCGCGACCTGCCGTTTTCCGTCAATGTCGTCACCAGTGAGTTTCTCGACGACTTCACCGCCTTCGAGTTCATCGAGCAGACCAGCTACACCAGCGGCGTCGTCGGCTACGAGTCGCTGCACAGCGGCTATTCCGTGCGCGGCATCGATGCGAACGTGCAACTGCGCAACGGCTTCCGGCGCATCGGCCTGATTGACAAGGTCAATGTTGACCGCATGGAAGTCATCAAGGGCGCCGCCGCCTCAATCTACGGCACCGTGATGCCCGGAGGCACGGTGAATATAATAACCAAAAAACCGAAGGCCAAGCCGGAGCAGTCCCTCTCGTTCGCCACCGGCAGCGACAACCTGTTTCGCGCGCAGGCCTCCTCCACCGGCCCGCTCGATAAAGCCAAAAGATTCCTCTACCGGGTGGACATGGCCGTCCATAAAACCGACTACGACATCCCCTACAAACGCATGGAGCAATGGACCGTCGCCCCGCAGTTCCTCTGGAAACTCGGTCGCCACACCAGCCTCTCGCTGGAATACGAATACCTCAAGCGCTACGACGATGCCACCGCCTACATTCCCTACGCCATCTCCCTCCAGCCCGATCTTTGGCGCCGCCAGCCCGGCGACGGGCTTTTCCCCGACCAGGACACGCCGAACACCGCGCTCATTTACGGCGACACCAATGCGATCCACAACCCCGCCCTGTTCAACTTCAACGCCGCCGGCCCCAACTCCAAGCAGAGTCGCTATACCCACACCGTCTCGGCCACCTTCGAGCACCGTTTCACCCGCAACATTTCACTCCGCAGCAGCTTCAACTGGTATGAGCGCGGGCGCACCCGCTCCGAGTTTTCAGGGCGCAATGTCTATGACCCGACCAGTGACTCCATCGCCGCCGGCACCGCCGTTTACTGGCCCAACGGGCAGGGCAGCGCCGCCTGGCAGACCGACCTCCTCGCCAATTGGAAAACCGGCGCGCTCAACCACGTGACGCTCTTTACGCTCGATTTCCAGCGCCTGACCGAGTGGCAGAAGCGGTATGACGGCAACACCCAGAATGTCCGCATCGTCAACACTGTCACCGGCGCGGCCGCCACGCGGGCCATCCCGCTCATTTATCCCGGCGCGCGCGAGGCCATCGCCGCGCTCCCCACCGCCGTCGTCGGCAATGCGACCCTGCCCTACCTCGAACTCAACGGCGTGGGCAGCCACTGGATGCTCGGCGAAGCCGACACCGTGCTCAATTATAACACCACCCTCGGCATTCCCCGCTCCAATGCTTATAACAAATTCTACCGCTACGAGGACTACCCCGAATTATATCACGCCCAGTCCTACGACGAGGACAACTCGCTCGACATTTACGGGGCGTTCCTCAGCCACCGCATCACTCTCTGGGAAAACCGCGCCACGCTTTTCGGCGGCGTCCGCTACGACTATCTTGACAATCACGCGCGCGATTTTCTCGGCGGCACCGACCGCGCACGGGCCAATGATGCTGTCAGCTACCAGTTTGGCGCCAACTTCCGCATCGTCAATTCCCTCACCGCCTACGTGAACATGGCCAGTTCCTTTACCCCGGATTTCACTGCCGGCAGCCGCCCCAAATACGACGAGGACACCGGGACGATGCGGCTCGAAACCTTCGACATTCCCAATGAACACGGAGTCAGCAAGGAGATCGGTTTCAAGGCCGGTCTTTTTGGGGAAAAGCTTGTCTTCACCCTCGCCTATTTCGACATCAAGCGCGAAAACATAAAACGCGAGGCCCGCTATTTCGACGAAGCCTCCAACGCCGAGGTGCTCTACGATGTCATCAACGGCTCCGAAACCTCCAAGGGCGTCGAGTTTGACTACAACTGGGCCATCATTCCCAACCAACTCCAGATATTCGGCCAGTATGGCTATATCAAATCCGAGATTCACAACGCCGGCAGCACCCCTGGCTTCAACGGCGGCCCCACGCTCCGCACCCCCGAACACCGCGCCGCCACCGGCGTGAAATATAATTTCCGTTCCGGTCCGCTCAAGGGTCTTTATATAACCGCCGGGTTTCGCTACGAGGGCAGGTCCCGCGGCGTTTCCGGCAGCGCTCGCCGTATCCGTGGCACGCAGGTCACCGACACGCTTCCTTTCGTAAACAATCCCTATCCCAATGGCGATCTTCCCTTCCCGAACGAACCCGCCGGCAAAGTCCTCTACGCCGCCGACGCCGCGAACGACCTTGTCATCTATCTGCCCGACGGACGCGAAACCATCTACAACCCGACCTATCGCCTCTTCGAGGCCGGCGTCGGCTACTCATGGAAAACCGGCCGCACGCGCCACAAAATCCAGCTCAATGTCCGCAACCTGTTTGATGAAATCTATACCTACGGTGCAAACGCCCCCGGTGCGGAGCGGAATTTTGTTTTTACCTACGAAATCAAATATTGA
- a CDS encoding class I mannose-6-phosphate isomerase, translating into MNPPTCRGRFFKLPPNRVWRSYQGGRTLDEIAGDENPADGHFPEDWIASLTAASNPVPSSPDEGLSAVELDGKKHLLRDLIAVDPLHFLGRAHLDHFGPNPHILVKFLDSAIRLHFQVHPSREFARRFLDAPSGKTEAYHVLGVRPGHEGVLWLGFQRPPSRGELRRMIEAQDIPALKACFDPVRVRPGDTFIVPGGTPHALGSGLFVVEMQEPSDLVVRFEFERGGYVLPESARFMKRGLDFCLDIFDLAPRPLTDTGNPFKCAPARSRALSAQSREDDLINSEFFRMKKLRVADTVTLAPDSFTLAIVTSGACRATALSSGYSATLSPYEKIVLPAALGPLRLDPLAHAEILLCQPPVPSF; encoded by the coding sequence TTGAATCCGCCCACCTGTCGCGGACGTTTTTTCAAACTTCCGCCCAATCGCGTCTGGCGTTCCTATCAGGGCGGGCGGACGCTTGATGAAATCGCCGGGGATGAAAACCCCGCCGACGGTCATTTCCCGGAGGACTGGATCGCATCCCTCACCGCCGCGAGCAACCCCGTCCCGTCCTCTCCGGACGAGGGGCTGTCGGCCGTCGAATTGGACGGGAAAAAACACCTCCTGCGCGACTTGATTGCCGTTGATCCGCTGCATTTTTTGGGGCGAGCCCATCTCGACCACTTTGGACCGAATCCGCATATTCTGGTCAAGTTTCTGGACTCGGCCATCCGGCTGCATTTTCAAGTCCACCCCTCGCGTGAATTTGCGCGTCGTTTTCTCGACGCGCCATCGGGAAAAACCGAGGCATATCATGTCCTCGGTGTGCGCCCGGGGCACGAGGGCGTGCTTTGGCTGGGCTTCCAACGCCCGCCCTCGCGCGGCGAATTGCGACGCATGATCGAGGCACAGGATATCCCCGCGCTGAAAGCCTGTTTCGATCCCGTGCGTGTGCGTCCGGGCGACACATTCATCGTTCCCGGCGGCACGCCGCACGCGCTTGGCTCCGGCCTGTTCGTGGTGGAAATGCAGGAGCCCAGCGATCTGGTCGTCCGCTTTGAATTTGAACGCGGGGGGTATGTTCTTCCGGAAAGCGCCCGTTTCATGAAGCGCGGGCTGGATTTCTGCCTCGATATTTTCGACCTGGCTCCGCGTCCGCTGACAGACACGGGAAATCCGTTCAAATGCGCGCCCGCCCGGAGCCGCGCCCTCTCCGCGCAATCCCGCGAGGACGACTTGATAAACAGTGAGTTCTTCAGGATGAAAAAACTGCGCGTGGCGGACACCGTCACCCTCGCCCCCGACAGCTTCACTCTGGCGATTGTCACCTCGGGCGCATGCCGCGCCACCGCGTTGTCATCCGGATATTCGGCAACGCTCTCCCCATACGAAAAAATCGTCCTTCCTGCCGCCCTCGGTCCCCTGCGCCTCGATCCCCTCGCCCACGCCGAAATCCTCCTCTGCCAGCCGCCCGTTCCCAGTTTTTAG
- a CDS encoding LacI family DNA-binding transcriptional regulator, which produces MELPTQADIAKIAKVHRTTVSLALKDDPRIPEKTRRRIHKIAEKLGYKPDPMLSALIARRVHRQERPFQGTLAWLVNNEGAWDWRPIFHEYHEGAVNRAKRYGYNIEIFDLANPPGMTLARMGAILAARNIRGILVTPQPRTDVDLTAFPWEKFSAVAFGYSLKKPQLHTVGSAQFRGLKLTMRSLLGMGYKRIGFVFTLHHNEVVDHNYLGAYLAEEYLRTGGSPLIPPLIATDDFKSWYELHRPEVVIASSGGRFIQRIRDAGLKIPEDVGVVCPFFPSRHDPWSGVYENSVHIGEVAVDTVVSMIHRGERGVPETLQRIMIDGVWVNGKTLLPPNPRP; this is translated from the coding sequence ATGGAATTACCCACGCAAGCAGACATCGCGAAAATCGCAAAAGTCCACCGAACCACGGTGAGCCTGGCGCTCAAGGACGACCCGCGCATCCCGGAGAAGACCCGCCGTCGCATCCATAAGATAGCGGAAAAGCTCGGCTACAAACCCGACCCCATGCTTTCGGCGCTGATCGCCCGCCGTGTGCACCGGCAAGAGCGCCCGTTCCAAGGCACCCTCGCCTGGCTGGTCAATAATGAGGGCGCATGGGACTGGCGTCCGATTTTCCACGAGTATCATGAGGGCGCGGTGAACCGCGCAAAGCGTTATGGATATAATATAGAGATATTCGATCTTGCAAATCCCCCCGGCATGACCCTTGCCCGCATGGGGGCCATCCTCGCGGCGCGCAATATTCGTGGCATCCTGGTGACCCCGCAGCCCCGGACGGATGTGGATTTGACGGCTTTCCCTTGGGAAAAATTCTCGGCGGTGGCTTTCGGCTATTCCCTTAAAAAACCGCAATTGCACACGGTGGGATCGGCGCAGTTTCGCGGGTTGAAACTGACAATGCGCAGTCTGCTGGGGATGGGTTACAAGCGAATCGGCTTTGTGTTCACCCTGCACCACAATGAGGTCGTCGATCACAATTATCTGGGGGCTTATCTGGCGGAGGAATATCTGCGCACGGGCGGGTCGCCACTCATCCCGCCGCTCATCGCGACGGATGATTTCAAGTCCTGGTATGAGCTGCACCGCCCCGAGGTGGTGATCGCGAGCAGCGGCGGGCGTTTTATACAACGCATCCGCGACGCGGGGCTGAAAATCCCGGAGGACGTTGGCGTGGTGTGCCCGTTCTTCCCGTCGAGGCACGATCCATGGTCCGGCGTTTACGAAAATTCCGTGCATATTGGCGAGGTCGCGGTGGATACGGTTGTCTCCATGATTCACCGCGGCGAGCGTGGCGTCCCGGAAACCCTGCAACGAATCATGATCGATGGCGTTTGGGTGAACGGCAAAACGCTTTTGCCTCCAAACCCCCGGCCTTGA
- a CDS encoding uroporphyrinogen decarboxylase family protein yields the protein MMRPKNSQCDDTAQSRPKTADRSEIEAVLRCEPSRAAPLFLPAIYEHKAWFVQCTPSAVARDSRLMARALLAEYETLAPDALTVGIDVYNIEAEAVGCSVVYYEGADTSVPSIGNHVFREGDDLTGAPLPHPLRDGRMPINIQAACDVRRALGADFWLRGAVSGPFSLAVSLVGADALFMACLESPEWVNGVLDYARHVVQEYAKAYIDIGAGLMIFDSQASPALISPAMYERLVLPVTQKLIQWMAAQGVRDVPLVIGGDTLPIARSLVQTGANNLLCDFTADVTAWLDICREARCALRRNISPSLLQTESPEQIYAHARAEVTRGTGFPGFIMGTGVIPYGTPSENLLAVRQACRDSA from the coding sequence ATGATGCGGCCTAAAAACAGCCAATGCGATGACACGGCACAATCCAGGCCAAAGACCGCGGACCGATCCGAGATAGAGGCGGTTTTGCGTTGTGAGCCGTCGCGCGCCGCCCCGCTTTTTCTGCCGGCCATCTACGAGCACAAGGCTTGGTTTGTCCAATGCACGCCGTCAGCGGTGGCGCGCGACAGCAGGCTGATGGCCAGGGCGCTCCTTGCGGAATATGAAACGCTCGCCCCGGATGCGCTGACGGTGGGCATTGATGTGTATAATATCGAGGCCGAGGCCGTCGGTTGTTCCGTCGTCTATTATGAAGGAGCTGATACTTCCGTGCCAAGCATTGGCAATCATGTTTTCAGGGAGGGGGATGACCTGACGGGGGCGCCGTTGCCGCATCCCTTGCGGGACGGGCGCATGCCGATTAATATACAAGCCGCGTGTGATGTGCGGCGTGCCCTGGGTGCTGATTTCTGGCTGCGCGGAGCGGTCTCCGGTCCGTTTTCGCTGGCGGTTTCGCTGGTCGGCGCCGATGCGCTGTTCATGGCCTGTCTCGAATCCCCTGAATGGGTGAATGGCGTGTTGGATTATGCAAGGCACGTGGTGCAGGAATATGCCAAGGCTTATATTGATATCGGGGCCGGGCTGATGATTTTTGACTCCCAGGCGTCGCCCGCCCTGATTTCGCCCGCCATGTATGAGCGGCTGGTCCTGCCCGTCACCCAGAAGCTCATACAATGGATGGCCGCGCAGGGCGTGCGCGATGTGCCGCTGGTCATCGGCGGCGACACCCTGCCTATCGCCCGATCGCTGGTGCAAACCGGGGCAAACAACTTGTTATGCGATTTCACCGCCGATGTCACCGCGTGGCTCGACATTTGCCGCGAAGCCAGGTGTGCCCTGCGCAGGAATATTTCCCCGAGCCTGCTCCAAACGGAGTCGCCCGAACAAATATACGCGCATGCCCGCGCGGAAGTGACACGCGGCACAGGCTTCCCGGGCTTCATCATGGGGACCGGGGTTATTCCATACGGAACTCCCTCTGAAAACCTTCTCGCCGTCAGACAGGCCTGCCGGGACTCTGCCTGA